The following coding sequences are from one Bacillus kexueae window:
- the trmD gene encoding tRNA (guanosine(37)-N1)-methyltransferase TrmD, whose protein sequence is MKIDVLTLFPSMFEGVLNESILKKAQEKEAVSIDVVNFRQYSTNKHQTVDDYPYGGGAGMVLKPQPIYDAVEDLKSKSSVSSPRVILVCPQGETYTQKKAEDFSKEDHLIFICGHYEGYDERIRYLVTDEVSLGDFVLTGGELAAMTIMDSVIRLLPGVLGKEESHIEDSFSTGLLEHPHYTRPSDFRGMKVPDVLLSGNHKHIAEWRQKESLRRTWTRRPDLLEGYPLSDDQKKWLEEIKKEK, encoded by the coding sequence ATGAAAATAGATGTATTAACTTTGTTCCCTTCAATGTTCGAAGGCGTCCTTAACGAATCAATTCTAAAAAAAGCGCAAGAAAAAGAGGCCGTTTCCATAGATGTTGTGAATTTTCGCCAATATTCTACGAACAAACACCAAACGGTCGATGATTATCCATACGGTGGGGGAGCTGGGATGGTATTAAAACCCCAACCTATCTATGATGCTGTTGAGGATTTAAAATCCAAATCCTCTGTATCTAGTCCGCGTGTTATTCTTGTATGTCCTCAAGGAGAAACTTACACGCAAAAAAAAGCAGAGGATTTTTCAAAAGAAGATCACTTAATTTTTATATGTGGGCATTATGAAGGGTATGATGAGCGAATCCGTTACCTTGTAACAGATGAAGTGTCATTAGGAGATTTTGTCCTAACGGGCGGGGAATTAGCCGCTATGACGATTATGGACAGCGTTATTCGCTTATTACCAGGTGTTCTCGGAAAAGAAGAGTCACATATCGAAGATTCTTTTTCGACAGGGCTTTTAGAACATCCCCATTATACACGTCCTAGTGACTTCCGCGGAATGAAAGTTCCGGATGTATTGTTGAGTGGTAACCATAAACATATAGCAGAGTGGCGGCAAAAAGAATCGTTGAGGCGTACTTGGACGAGAAGGCCTGATTTACTTGAGGGATATCCACTATCGGATGATCAAAAAAAATGGCTAGAAGAAATAAAAAAAGAGAAATAA
- the rplS gene encoding 50S ribosomal protein L19, which produces MQKLIAEITKEQLRTDLPEFRSGDTVRVHVKVIEGTRERIQVFEGVVIKRRGGGISETFTVRKVSYGVGVERTFPLHTPKIAKIEVVRRGKVRRAKLYYLRNLRGKAARIKER; this is translated from the coding sequence ATGCAAAAACTAATTGCAGAAATTACGAAAGAACAACTACGCACTGATTTACCTGAGTTCCGTTCTGGTGACACTGTACGTGTACACGTAAAAGTTATCGAGGGTACTCGTGAGCGTATTCAGGTATTCGAAGGTGTTGTAATCAAGCGTCGTGGTGGTGGCATCAGCGAAACATTTACTGTACGTAAAGTATCTTACGGTGTAGGTGTTGAGCGTACATTCCCATTACACACACCTAAAATTGCGAAAATCGAAGTTGTTCGCCGTGGTAAGGTACGTCGTGCGAAGCTTTACTACTTACGTAACCTACGCGGAAAAGCAGCTCGTATTAAAGAAAGATAA
- the lepB gene encoding signal peptidase I produces MAKKKNEWLEWIKALAIAIVLAVVIRSFFFAPIVVDGQSMMPTLKDQDHMIVNKIGTRIGDIERFDIVVFHATEEKDYIKRVIGLPGDRIEYKDDTLYVNGQPMDEPYLEQYKKEVIDGPLTEPFVVEEVPEGELFVMGDNRRFSKDSRHIGTISIEEVMGKTSLIYWPLNEIGIVE; encoded by the coding sequence ATGGCAAAGAAAAAAAATGAATGGTTAGAATGGATAAAAGCACTCGCCATCGCAATTGTCTTGGCGGTAGTCATTCGCTCCTTTTTCTTTGCGCCAATTGTTGTGGACGGACAGTCCATGATGCCAACATTAAAGGATCAAGACCATATGATCGTAAACAAGATCGGTACAAGAATTGGTGACATTGAGCGATTTGATATCGTTGTTTTCCATGCAACAGAAGAAAAGGATTACATAAAAAGAGTTATAGGTCTTCCTGGAGACCGAATTGAATATAAAGATGATACACTATATGTGAATGGACAACCAATGGATGAACCATATTTAGAGCAATACAAAAAAGAAGTAATTGATGGACCGTTAACGGAACCTTTTGTTGTCGAAGAGGTGCCGGAAGGTGAACTATTTGTCATGGGGGATAATAGACGCTTTAGTAAAGATTCCCGTCATATTGGGACAATTTCAATTGAAGAAGTAATGGGAAAAACAAGTTTAATTTACTGGCCTTTAAATGAGATTGGCATCGTAGAGTAA
- the ylqF gene encoding ribosome biogenesis GTPase YlqF, protein MTIQWFPGHMAKARREVTEKLKLIDIVYELVDARVPLSSRNPMIDEIISNKPRIVLLNKADMADEAMTKEWLQYFELKGVCALAIDAQKGVGLKQIVQLSKQLLHDKFAKMKAKGIKPRAIRALIVGIPNVGKSTLINRLAKKNIAKTGDRPGITKAQSWIKVGKELELLDTPGILWPKFEDQTVGLKLAATGAIKDEILNLQDIAVFTLRHLINEYPERLKERYGFQDFSEDIVDIFDHIGKKRGCLMGGGYIDYDKTAELVIRELRTMKLGRISFEHPKDVTEAPLSQQSLE, encoded by the coding sequence ATGACCATTCAATGGTTCCCTGGCCATATGGCCAAAGCGAGAAGGGAAGTAACGGAGAAATTAAAGCTTATCGATATTGTATATGAACTCGTCGATGCACGGGTGCCGTTATCCTCAAGGAATCCAATGATTGATGAAATTATTTCGAATAAACCTAGAATCGTTCTTTTAAATAAAGCGGACATGGCTGATGAAGCAATGACAAAGGAATGGCTCCAATATTTTGAGTTAAAAGGGGTTTGTGCACTTGCAATTGACGCACAAAAGGGAGTAGGGCTTAAGCAAATTGTTCAATTAAGTAAGCAACTTCTCCATGATAAGTTTGCTAAAATGAAAGCGAAAGGAATAAAACCTAGAGCTATTCGTGCCTTAATTGTCGGGATTCCAAATGTCGGAAAATCAACGTTAATTAATCGTCTTGCGAAAAAAAATATCGCGAAAACGGGTGATCGACCAGGAATCACAAAAGCGCAAAGCTGGATTAAAGTGGGGAAAGAACTTGAATTATTAGACACACCAGGAATTTTATGGCCAAAGTTTGAAGACCAAACTGTAGGGTTAAAACTGGCGGCGACGGGTGCCATTAAAGATGAAATTTTAAATTTACAAGATATTGCTGTTTTTACTTTAAGGCACTTAATTAACGAATACCCAGAACGTTTAAAAGAACGATATGGTTTTCAAGATTTTTCAGAGGATATTGTAGACATCTTTGACCATATCGGTAAAAAGCGTGGGTGTCTAATGGGTGGAGGCTACATTGATTATGATAAAACAGCTGAACTCGTCATTCGCGAGCTACGGACGATGAAGCTGGGACGAATAAGCTTTGAACATCCAAAAGATGTGACGGAAGCTCCACTATCGCAACAGTCACTAGAATAG
- a CDS encoding ribonuclease HII translates to MKKHTAKEIATLLEHIQDANDPFLIECMNDDRKTVQQLVKKWFNQHEREEELKKEFERMCTYEKALRKEGIRYIAGVDEVGRGPLAGPVVACAVILPQSFYLPGLTDSKKLTEEKRDYFYEIIMEEAIDVGIAFISADEIDRLNIYEATKVAMIKAIQNLQKVQPDYLLIDAMELPVEIPQQSIIKGDANSISIAASSVIAKVTRDRYMKALSKRYPQYGFEKHMGYGTKKHLEALKNFGVTNEHRKTFAPVKSILVEC, encoded by the coding sequence ATGAAAAAGCACACGGCAAAAGAGATTGCTACTTTACTTGAACATATCCAAGACGCGAATGATCCCTTTTTAATCGAATGCATGAATGACGATCGAAAAACGGTGCAGCAACTGGTGAAAAAATGGTTTAATCAGCATGAGCGTGAAGAAGAATTGAAAAAAGAATTTGAACGCATGTGTACATACGAAAAAGCTTTGCGAAAAGAAGGAATTCGATACATCGCAGGAGTAGATGAAGTTGGTAGGGGGCCATTAGCGGGACCTGTAGTTGCTTGTGCTGTCATCCTGCCACAATCTTTTTACTTGCCTGGTTTAACTGATTCGAAAAAGCTAACGGAAGAAAAGCGAGACTATTTTTATGAAATAATAATGGAAGAGGCAATTGATGTAGGAATTGCATTTATTTCAGCTGATGAAATTGATCGCTTAAACATTTATGAAGCGACAAAAGTGGCGATGATCAAAGCGATTCAAAACCTTCAAAAAGTACAGCCTGACTACTTATTAATCGATGCAATGGAATTACCAGTTGAAATACCTCAACAGTCCATTATTAAAGGAGATGCAAATAGCATTTCAATTGCCGCAAGCTCTGTAATTGCAAAAGTAACAAGGGACCGTTATATGAAAGCATTAAGTAAAAGATACCCACAATATGGGTTCGAAAAACATATGGGATATGGGACGAAAAAGCATTTGGAAGCATTAAAGAATTTTGGTGTCACTAATGAGCATCGCAAAACTTTTGCACCGGTAAAATCTATTTTGGTTGAATGTTAG
- a CDS encoding EscU/YscU/HrcU family type III secretion system export apparatus switch protein: MKEKAIALKYNELQDDAPKVVAKGEGDIAKQIIERAEEYGVPVQKDESLIALLSEVDINERIPEELYGVVAELFAFIYQLDKEVGRKNYVKKT; this comes from the coding sequence ATGAAAGAAAAAGCAATTGCCTTAAAATATAATGAACTGCAAGATGATGCGCCAAAAGTGGTTGCGAAAGGTGAAGGAGACATTGCAAAACAAATAATAGAACGAGCAGAAGAGTATGGAGTTCCCGTTCAAAAAGATGAATCTCTTATTGCTCTTTTAAGTGAGGTTGACATAAACGAACGCATCCCGGAAGAACTTTACGGAGTAGTTGCGGAGCTATTCGCATTTATCTATCAACTAGATAAAGAAGTCGGTCGAAAAAATTATGTTAAAAAAACTTAG
- the sucC gene encoding ADP-forming succinate--CoA ligase subunit beta codes for MNIHEYQGKELLRKYGVAVPNGKVAFTADEAVEAAKELGTDVVVVKAQIHAGGRGKAGGVKVAKSIDEVREYASELLGKTLVTHQTGPEGKEVKRLLIEEGCDIKKEYYIGFVLDRATSRVVLMASEEGGTEIEEVAAETPEKIFKEYIDPAVGLQGYQARRIAFNINIPNELVGQAVKFMMGLYRVFVEKDCSIAEINPLVVTGDGKVMALDAKLNFDGNALFRQKDVLEYRDLDEEDPKEIEASKYDLSYISLDGNIGCMVNGAGLAMATMDIIKYYGGEPANFLDVGGGATAEKVTEAFKIILSDEKVKGIFVNIFGGIMKCDVIAQGVVEATKQVGLTIPLVVRLEGTNVELGKKILEESGLNITSAESMADGAQKIVSLVK; via the coding sequence ATGAATATCCATGAGTACCAAGGAAAAGAACTCCTCAGAAAATATGGGGTAGCGGTTCCAAATGGAAAAGTAGCCTTTACGGCTGATGAAGCTGTAGAAGCTGCAAAAGAATTAGGAACAGATGTTGTAGTGGTGAAAGCTCAAATTCATGCTGGAGGCCGCGGAAAAGCTGGTGGAGTAAAAGTAGCAAAGAGCATTGATGAAGTACGTGAATACGCAAGTGAATTATTAGGAAAAACGCTAGTTACACATCAAACAGGTCCAGAAGGAAAAGAAGTTAAGCGACTTTTAATTGAAGAAGGCTGTGACATAAAAAAAGAATATTATATCGGTTTTGTTTTAGATCGCGCAACTTCCCGTGTCGTATTAATGGCATCTGAAGAAGGTGGAACTGAAATTGAAGAGGTAGCGGCTGAAACTCCTGAAAAGATTTTCAAAGAATATATTGACCCGGCTGTAGGATTACAAGGCTATCAAGCTCGTCGTATCGCTTTTAACATTAACATTCCGAACGAACTTGTCGGACAAGCAGTTAAATTTATGATGGGTCTATATCGCGTATTTGTTGAGAAGGATTGTTCCATTGCAGAAATTAATCCACTAGTTGTTACAGGCGATGGTAAGGTAATGGCGCTAGATGCTAAACTAAATTTTGATGGAAACGCTTTATTCCGTCAAAAAGACGTTCTAGAATATCGTGATTTAGACGAAGAAGATCCAAAGGAAATTGAAGCATCTAAATATGATTTAAGTTATATCTCCTTAGACGGAAACATCGGGTGTATGGTAAACGGTGCTGGTCTTGCCATGGCAACGATGGATATCATTAAATATTATGGTGGAGAGCCTGCCAACTTCTTAGATGTGGGCGGTGGTGCTACTGCAGAGAAGGTAACAGAAGCATTTAAAATCATTTTATCAGACGAAAAAGTTAAAGGTATTTTCGTTAACATCTTCGGTGGAATTATGAAGTGTGACGTTATTGCTCAAGGTGTCGTTGAAGCAACAAAACAAGTAGGTTTAACGATTCCGTTAGTCGTTCGTTTAGAAGGAACGAATGTGGAGCTTGGTAAAAAGATTTTAGAAGAATCTGGATTAAATATTACTTCTGCAGAATCTATGGCAGACGGTGCCCAAAAAATCGTTTCATTAGTGAAGTAA
- the sucD gene encoding succinate--CoA ligase subunit alpha: MSVFINKDTKVIVQGITGSTALFHTKQMLEYGTKIVGGVTPGKGGTEVEGVPVFNTVEEAVKATGANASVIYVPAPFAADAIMEAVDAELDIVICITEHIPVMDMVKVKRYMEGKKTRLVGPNCPGVITPGECKIGIMPGYIHTKGHVGVVSRSGTLTYEAVHQLSQAGIGQSTAVGIGGDPVNGTNFIDVLKAFNEDPETYAVIMIGEIGGTAEEEAAEWIKANMTKPVVGFIGGQTAPPGKRMGHAGAIISGGKGTAEEKIKTMNACGIKVAETPSVMGETLISVLKEKGLYEKCKTH, translated from the coding sequence ATGAGTGTATTCATTAATAAAGATACGAAAGTAATCGTACAAGGTATTACAGGTTCAACAGCTCTTTTTCATACGAAACAAATGTTAGAGTACGGAACAAAGATTGTTGGTGGTGTAACACCAGGTAAAGGTGGTACTGAAGTAGAAGGAGTACCTGTATTCAATACAGTTGAAGAAGCTGTAAAAGCAACAGGTGCAAACGCATCCGTAATTTACGTACCAGCTCCTTTTGCTGCAGACGCTATTATGGAAGCAGTAGATGCTGAATTGGATATTGTAATTTGTATTACAGAGCATATTCCAGTAATGGATATGGTGAAAGTTAAACGTTATATGGAAGGAAAGAAAACACGTTTAGTAGGTCCGAACTGTCCAGGTGTTATTACGCCAGGTGAATGTAAGATTGGGATTATGCCAGGATATATTCATACGAAAGGACATGTCGGCGTTGTATCTCGCTCTGGAACATTAACATATGAAGCAGTGCACCAACTTTCCCAGGCTGGAATTGGACAATCAACTGCAGTTGGGATTGGTGGAGACCCTGTAAACGGAACGAACTTTATTGATGTTCTGAAAGCTTTTAATGAAGATCCTGAAACGTATGCTGTTATTATGATCGGTGAAATCGGTGGTACGGCTGAAGAAGAAGCAGCAGAGTGGATTAAAGCGAATATGACAAAGCCAGTAGTTGGCTTCATCGGTGGCCAAACGGCACCTCCAGGAAAGCGTATGGGGCATGCTGGAGCGATTATTTCTGGTGGTAAGGGAACAGCAGAAGAAAAAATCAAAACGATGAATGCATGCGGCATTAAAGTAGCTGAAACTCCATCTGTTATGGGAGAAACACTCATTTCAGTTTTAAAAGAAAAAGGCCTATATGAAAAATGTAAAACGCATTAA
- the dprA gene encoding DNA-processing protein DprA yields MNINRIDRLLKLVHCPHLSNKTILKLLCYDSTLEFLSTITPREFSHLLNIPIQKSQSILTSFNMIDANNIKKRLKESHVQIVTLFHSEYPELLSHIPNPPVILYCKGDVKLLKNEHKISVVGTRNPNDDGLKIVNYLLKPMAKEWVIVSGLAKGIDVRSHEIAISENGKTIAVTAGGFHHLYPREHQKIAEKINLLISLYPPETKVQRWMFPERNRLISGLSHGTLVVQAKKRSGSLITADFALEQGREVFTPPCALFDTEFDGNLHLLQEGATVVYSYVDIVNELKPRMKMFDLRMK; encoded by the coding sequence TTGAATATTAATCGTATCGATCGCCTTTTGAAGCTCGTTCACTGTCCACACCTCTCCAACAAAACCATATTGAAGCTATTATGCTACGATTCAACCTTGGAATTCTTATCGACCATTACCCCAAGAGAATTTTCTCACCTTCTCAATATTCCTATCCAAAAATCTCAATCCATTCTTACTTCATTTAATATGATAGATGCCAATAATATAAAAAAACGCTTAAAGGAGTCTCACGTTCAAATTGTAACGCTTTTTCATTCCGAATACCCAGAGCTTTTGTCGCATATTCCAAACCCGCCCGTTATATTGTATTGTAAAGGTGATGTTAAACTGTTAAAGAATGAACATAAGATCAGTGTAGTAGGGACGAGAAATCCAAATGATGATGGATTAAAAATAGTCAATTATTTGCTAAAGCCGATGGCGAAAGAGTGGGTAATCGTCAGTGGATTGGCAAAAGGAATTGATGTTCGATCACATGAAATTGCAATATCCGAAAATGGAAAAACCATCGCCGTTACTGCAGGAGGGTTTCATCATCTCTACCCGAGGGAACATCAAAAAATAGCAGAGAAAATCAATTTGCTCATTTCCTTATATCCTCCTGAAACGAAAGTGCAAAGATGGATGTTCCCTGAGCGAAATCGCTTAATTAGTGGCTTGAGTCATGGAACGCTTGTAGTTCAAGCGAAAAAACGTAGTGGCTCATTGATTACAGCAGATTTTGCACTGGAGCAAGGACGTGAAGTTTTTACGCCGCCATGTGCATTATTCGATACAGAATTTGATGGGAATTTGCACTTACTACAAGAAGGTGCGACCGTAGTATATTCCTATGTCGATATCGTTAATGAGTTAAAACCACGTATGAAAATGTTTGATTTGAGAATGAAATAA
- the topA gene encoding type I DNA topoisomerase, protein MSDYLVIVESPAKAKTIERYLGKKYKVKASMGHVRDLPKSQMGVDVEENFSPKYITIRGKGPVLKELKTAAKKAKKVFLAADPDREGEAIAWHLAHSLDIDLDSDCRVVFNEITKDAIKESFKHPRAINMDLVDAQQARRILDRLVGYNISPLLWKKVKKGLSAGRVQSVAVRLIIEREKEINAFQPEEYWTIDAEFLKGKEVFEASFYGLNGKKLELKNEDEMKEIVNQIQGNSFQITKVTKKERRRNPSPPFTTSSLQQEAARKLNFRAKKTMMIAQQLYEGIDLGKEGTVGLITYMRTDSTRVSDTAKQEAESYISEKYGQEFKASNKKESKKQGNVQDAHEAIRPTSAFRDPSSLKEFLSRDQLRLYKLIWERFIASQMSQAIMDTMSVDLTNNGLIFRANGSKVKFPGFMKVYVEGQDDQVEEKNRQLPDLKEGDSVLTKDINPAQHFTQPPPRYTEARLVKTLEELGIGRPSTYAPTLDTIQKRGYVALENKRFIPTELGEIVDELMKEFFPQILDVEFTAKMEHNLDEIEEGTVNWVKVIDEFYQDFAKRLEKAENEMKEVEIKDEFVGIDCEECGSPMVYKMGRYGKFMACSNFPDCRNTKPIVKEIGVKCPTCHEGNIVERKSKKKRVFYGCDRYPECEFLSWDKPIARKCPKCESLLIEKRLKKGVQVQCVQCDYKEEPQQ, encoded by the coding sequence ATGTCGGACTATTTAGTCATAGTAGAATCACCTGCGAAAGCAAAAACAATTGAACGTTATCTAGGTAAAAAGTATAAAGTAAAGGCTTCAATGGGACATGTTCGGGATTTACCGAAAAGTCAGATGGGGGTTGATGTTGAGGAGAACTTCTCACCTAAATATATTACGATTCGAGGAAAAGGACCTGTTTTAAAAGAGTTGAAGACAGCTGCAAAAAAAGCAAAAAAAGTGTTTCTTGCAGCCGACCCTGATCGTGAAGGAGAAGCAATTGCTTGGCATTTAGCTCATAGTTTGGACATAGATCTCGATTCAGATTGTCGCGTAGTATTCAATGAAATTACAAAAGATGCAATAAAAGAATCCTTTAAGCATCCTCGTGCGATTAACATGGATCTTGTTGACGCCCAACAAGCTCGTCGAATTCTCGATCGTTTAGTTGGCTATAACATTAGCCCACTTTTATGGAAAAAGGTTAAAAAAGGGTTAAGTGCTGGGCGAGTTCAATCTGTTGCTGTGCGATTAATTATTGAACGTGAAAAAGAAATCAATGCGTTTCAGCCTGAAGAATATTGGACTATTGATGCAGAATTCTTAAAAGGGAAAGAAGTTTTTGAAGCCTCTTTTTATGGTTTAAATGGGAAAAAGCTCGAGTTGAAAAATGAAGATGAAATGAAAGAGATTGTTAATCAGATCCAAGGTAACTCATTTCAAATTACAAAAGTGACGAAAAAAGAGCGGAGACGTAATCCTTCACCACCGTTTACGACATCTTCTCTGCAGCAAGAAGCTGCCCGTAAACTAAACTTTCGAGCTAAAAAGACGATGATGATTGCGCAACAATTATATGAAGGAATTGACCTAGGTAAGGAAGGAACGGTCGGTTTAATCACATACATGAGAACGGATTCAACTCGTGTATCGGATACAGCAAAACAAGAGGCGGAATCGTACATATCGGAAAAATATGGTCAAGAGTTCAAGGCTTCTAATAAAAAAGAGTCCAAAAAACAAGGAAATGTTCAAGATGCGCACGAGGCCATCCGTCCAACATCAGCTTTTCGTGACCCAAGCAGTTTAAAAGAATTTTTAAGCCGAGATCAATTACGATTATATAAATTAATTTGGGAACGTTTTATTGCGAGTCAAATGTCACAAGCAATTATGGATACAATGAGTGTTGACTTAACCAACAATGGATTAATCTTCCGAGCGAATGGTTCAAAAGTAAAGTTTCCTGGATTTATGAAAGTGTATGTGGAAGGTCAGGACGATCAAGTAGAAGAAAAAAATCGTCAACTTCCTGACTTAAAAGAAGGAGATTCGGTTCTAACGAAGGATATTAATCCAGCACAACACTTCACACAACCACCACCAAGGTATACAGAGGCTCGACTCGTTAAAACATTAGAAGAATTGGGGATTGGACGACCATCAACTTATGCACCAACCCTTGATACAATTCAAAAGCGTGGGTATGTTGCTTTAGAAAATAAGCGATTTATTCCAACTGAATTAGGGGAAATTGTCGATGAACTAATGAAAGAATTTTTCCCGCAAATTTTAGATGTTGAATTTACTGCTAAAATGGAGCATAATTTGGACGAAATAGAAGAAGGTACGGTAAACTGGGTAAAGGTAATCGATGAATTTTATCAAGATTTCGCAAAACGGTTAGAAAAAGCTGAAAATGAAATGAAAGAAGTCGAAATAAAAGATGAATTTGTCGGTATTGACTGTGAAGAGTGTGGTTCCCCAATGGTTTACAAAATGGGAAGATACGGAAAGTTTATGGCTTGTTCCAATTTTCCAGATTGTCGAAATACAAAGCCAATCGTGAAAGAAATTGGGGTAAAATGCCCAACTTGT